One Manduca sexta isolate Smith_Timp_Sample1 chromosome 28, JHU_Msex_v1.0, whole genome shotgun sequence DNA window includes the following coding sequences:
- the LOC115456193 gene encoding leucine-rich repeat neuronal protein 1, giving the protein MILIGKMNVLIYFSLAICNLCVVNTERRTINSTILKEKTKLNTTEATETLYNTQDVTINPLEVMNTVVPKIEITDSLVINTTDSNNDLAVTRESIETKSIFNISSKTVEDITEVIKASDKVEDATETAIEAPKITPTVVKGSTDNKITDNKQIKETQTDLDLEASKTAVLGTTDPTITEVVSTMETKKEPDLEDTHKATKASISTEINNISTEETKVVETTEVEVITNVICEVCVCRDREVDCSNNNLGTAFTMTDWDGLIDFEPLSVDLSQNPFTTLTRISNLTTLKYLNVSNCKIESIEATTFSYLTELVSLDLSGNRLVSSSVNKRVFVGIMDSKVGFLPFFKLRYLSLANNDIHSLAQDVFVFMSDLTTLDLSGNPLGYIDQVTMGAITDLEDLRELNLNGCKLETLPAGIFRRQHRLKRLDLSNNKFTTVPLSLGEAINLEYLDFSRNPIEIFNESSPISNLKKLKELHLNQLAKLQTVTDGALSGLSNLEVLDLSFNQRLSLLEDGFLVWTEEHTEQEMWPPLRELYLNNNNLSRIYSGYLERWDLLSRFDFSNNPYLCDCSNQWIVDVLVPLIRSSPSNGTLPNMICKKPKEMKGVSFMQLNNSSKILPCPDQELNLLPAPDMAILLGIMIGIFVTFPLVLVLVLLWRRGTFARCRSKRIDSDSDEEETDAF; this is encoded by the exons aGAGAAGGACAATAAATAGTACAATCttgaaagaaaaaacaaaactgaaTACAACGGAGGCAACTGAAACTCTGTACAATACACAAGATGTAACGATAAACCCATTAGAAGTAATGAATACAGTAGTTCCGAAAATCGAAATTACTGATTCTCTAGTAATAAACACTACAGATTCAAATAATGACCTCGCAGTAACTAGAGAATCAATTGAAACTAAATCGATATTCAATATATCTTCAAAAACAGTTGAAGATATTACGGAAGTAATTAAAGCTTCAGACAAAGTAGAAGATGCAACTGAAACTGCAATAGAAGCACCGAAAATTACACCTACAGTAGTCAAGGGATCAACAGACAACAAAATTACAGATAATAAACAGATAAAGGAAACTCAAACAGACCTCGATTTAGAAGCATCGAAGACAGCAGTTTTGGGAACGACCGACCCCACAATCACGGAAGTTGTATCGACGATGGAAACTAAAAAAGAACCCGATTTAGAAGATACTCATAAAGCCACCAAAGCAAGCATTTCTAcggaaattaataacatttcgaCAGAAGAGACAAAAGTAGTAGAAACGACAGAGGTAGAAGTTATTACAAATGTGATTTGCGAGGTTTGCGTATGCAGAGATAGGGAGGTGGattgtagtaataataatttgggGACTGCATTCACAATGACAGATTGGGAtg GTCTTATAGACTTTGAGCCATTATCAGTTGATCTAAGCCAAAATCCATTTACAACCCTTACTCGTATTTCGAATTTAACAACTCTAAAATACCTCAATGTATCTAATTGTAAGATCGAAAGCATTGAGGCAACTACGTTCAGCTATTTGACGGAGTTAGTGAGTTTGGATCTGAGTGGAAATAGGCTTGTTTCTTCTTCTGTTAACAAAAGAGTTTTTGTG GGCATTATGGATTCAAAAGTCGGCTTCCTACCATTCTTCAAACTCCGGTATTTAAGTCTAGCTAACAACGATATTCATTCTCTGGCGCAAGACGTCTTTGTCTTCATGTCAGATCTTACAACTTTGGACTTGAGTGGTAATCCACTGGGCTACATCGACCAGGTAACGATGGGTGCTATAACTGATTTGGAGGATCTAAGg GAATTAAACTTAAATGGCTGTAAACTGGAGACTCTTCCAGCAGGAATATTCAGGAGACAACATCGCTTAAAGCGCTTGGATCTAAGCAATAACAAATTCACTACGGTCCCTTTATCTTTAGGAGAAGCTATCAATCTGGAATATTTAGATTTCAGCCGAAACCCTATAGAAATTTTTAATGAGAGTAG CCCCATATCAAACCTCAAGAAGTTAAAGGAGTTGCATCTAAATCAGTTAGCAAAACTCCAGACAGTAACAGATGGAGCTCTAAGTGGGCTATCGAACCTGGAAGTTCTGGACCTGTCCTTCAATCAAAGGCTGAGTCTGCTAGAGGATGGATTCCTGGTGTGGACTGAAGAGCACACAGAGCAAGAAATGTGGCCTCCACTACGAGAG TTATACCTTAACAACAACAATTTATCAAGAATCTACTCAGGATACCTGGAGCGTTGGGACCTACTCTCCAGGTTTGATTTTAGCAACAACCCTTACTTATGCGACTGCAGTAACCAGTGGATTGTGGATGTCTTGGTTCCCTTAATCAGGTCTTCTCCATCAAACGGTACTTTACCGAATATGAT CTGCAAGAAACCCAAAGAGATGAAGGGCGTTTCATTCATGCAGCTAAACAATTCTTCCAAAATACTGCCGTGTCCAGATCAGGAGCTAAATTTGTTGCCTGCGCCTGATATGGCTATACTGCTTGGAATTATGATAG GCATATTCGTAACTTTTCCGTTAGTGCTTGTGCTAGTCCTGCTTTGGAGGCGAGGAACCTTCGCCAGGTGCAGGTCTAAGAGAATAGACTCCGACTCGGACGAAGAAGAAACTGATGCCTTCTGA